The proteins below are encoded in one region of Nitrospira lenta:
- a CDS encoding polyprenyl synthetase family protein has protein sequence MNIKDYLEQKRIAVDRFLDDVSPPASTPPTTLHESMRYSLMAGGKRVRPILTIATAEALGTTPPGLMAVACSLEFIHTYSLIHDDLPSMDNDDFRRGKPTNHKVYGEAMAILAGDALLTMAFDLCSRPDLMKGCDPVRQVRLIQELAYGSGNAGMVGGQVFDIQAENKDIDLPTLQNIHKHKTGMLMRAAVRMGAIAAGATDRQLDDMTGYAEDIGLAFQIADDVLNVTGTREELGKNPNTDAERGKKTYPTFYGVDGAKKLADDCVTRAISRLSSFGPSADPLREIARYITSRKN, from the coding sequence ATGAACATTAAGGACTATCTCGAACAAAAGCGGATTGCAGTCGATCGCTTCTTGGATGACGTGAGCCCCCCGGCCTCGACGCCGCCGACGACGTTGCACGAGAGCATGCGCTACAGCCTCATGGCGGGAGGCAAGCGAGTGCGGCCGATCCTGACGATTGCCACAGCAGAAGCCTTAGGAACGACCCCTCCGGGATTGATGGCCGTCGCCTGCTCCCTAGAGTTCATCCATACCTATTCGCTCATTCATGACGACTTGCCCTCGATGGACAACGACGATTTCCGCCGCGGGAAGCCGACGAACCACAAGGTCTACGGCGAAGCCATGGCAATCCTGGCCGGCGACGCCTTGCTGACCATGGCCTTCGATCTCTGCAGCCGGCCTGATCTGATGAAGGGCTGCGATCCGGTGCGACAAGTCCGTTTGATTCAAGAGCTGGCCTACGGGTCCGGCAACGCGGGTATGGTCGGCGGCCAAGTCTTCGACATTCAGGCGGAAAATAAAGACATCGATCTGCCAACGCTGCAAAACATTCACAAGCACAAGACCGGCATGTTGATGCGCGCAGCTGTGCGGATGGGTGCAATCGCCGCCGGAGCGACCGATCGGCAGCTCGACGACATGACGGGTTACGCCGAGGATATCGGCCTGGCCTTCCAAATCGCCGACGATGTTTTGAACGTGACCGGGACGCGCGAAGAACTTGGCAAGAATCCCAACACGGACGCCGAGCGCGGCAAGAAAACCTATCCAACATTCTACGGTGTGGACGGGGCCAAGAAGCTGGCCGACGACTGCGTCACACGCGCGATCAGCCGTTTGTCGTCATTCGGTCCGTCGGCCGATCCGCTCCGCGAGATCGCGCGCTACATTACGTCCCGAAAAAACTGA
- the hpnA gene encoding hopanoid-associated sugar epimerase, with protein MKALVTGATGFVGAAVVRALIKAGVEVRVLARRDSDFSNLQQFKIDGAYGDLRDKESLRKALTGCQQLYHVAAHYALWARNPAIFYDVNVTGTKNLLEAARDVGTERIVYCSTIGAIGLPPDGGLGTEETPVSLEQMAGHYKRSKYLAEQEVLKLAKQGLPVVIVNPSAPVGEGDVKPTPTGQMIVEFMKGRMPAYIETGMNIVDVDDVAAGHLLAMQKGRIGERYILGTKNLMLRDIFEILSRLTGVTMPSVKLPRELILPLAYLNLAFSWVTGIPPRIPLEGVKMAKYKMHYDCSKAIRELGIPQTPPDVALEKAVRWFRDHKYA; from the coding sequence ATGAAAGCTCTCGTCACAGGCGCAACCGGGTTCGTCGGCGCGGCGGTAGTCCGCGCCTTGATCAAGGCGGGCGTCGAGGTCCGCGTGCTGGCCCGCCGCGACAGCGACTTCTCCAACCTGCAACAGTTTAAGATCGACGGCGCCTACGGCGACCTACGTGACAAGGAGTCTCTGCGCAAAGCCCTCACTGGCTGCCAACAGCTGTACCACGTCGCCGCGCACTATGCCCTCTGGGCCCGCAATCCGGCCATCTTCTATGATGTGAATGTGACCGGCACGAAAAATCTGCTGGAAGCCGCGCGGGATGTCGGGACCGAGCGCATCGTCTACTGTAGCACCATCGGAGCAATCGGGTTACCACCAGATGGCGGCCTCGGCACCGAAGAAACACCGGTATCGCTCGAACAAATGGCCGGCCACTACAAGCGGTCAAAGTATCTGGCCGAGCAGGAAGTCCTGAAGCTGGCGAAACAGGGGCTGCCAGTGGTGATCGTCAATCCCAGCGCGCCCGTCGGCGAAGGTGATGTAAAACCGACCCCCACCGGGCAGATGATTGTCGAGTTTATGAAAGGCCGCATGCCGGCCTATATTGAAACGGGCATGAACATCGTCGATGTCGACGATGTGGCCGCCGGCCATCTCCTGGCCATGCAAAAAGGCCGCATCGGCGAACGCTATATCCTCGGCACGAAGAATCTGATGTTGCGGGACATCTTTGAAATCTTGAGCCGGCTCACCGGCGTCACAATGCCGTCAGTGAAGCTCCCGCGGGAACTTATCTTGCCCCTCGCCTATTTAAACTTGGCCTTTTCCTGGGTGACCGGTATTCCTCCGCGCATTCCACTGGAAGGAGTGAAGATGGCCAAGTACAAGATGCACTACGATTGCAGCAAAGCCATCCGCGAACTCGGCATCCCGCAAACACCGCCGGATGTCGCGCTCGAAAAAGCAGTGCGTTGGTTCCGCGACCACAAGTACGCTTGA
- a CDS encoding carotenoid biosynthesis protein — MEYITLFFKTILFRPYVFVFLAAFLFTAIQLIGWPRTWRFWLISWATAFVCEYSSTRNGIPFGWYHYNGSTIGQELYFSNIPFMDSISFSFLLYAAYCVALCLLLPIDRTETSPLPLRSLRFDLTARTNWRLWLLTAGLFAFIDMVIDPVALRGDRWFLGKIYYYPDPGWHFGIPFANYVGWAVVGLISLAIYFPLDRRLPVLQARPSDDTTLKILLGVGLYYGVLLFNLAMTFWIGESFMALSGLLMHVPVLVLLASRVYVATQRPLAL; from the coding sequence GTGGAGTACATCACCCTCTTTTTCAAAACCATCCTCTTCCGCCCCTACGTCTTCGTCTTTCTGGCGGCCTTTCTTTTTACCGCAATTCAATTGATCGGCTGGCCGCGCACCTGGCGCTTCTGGTTGATCAGTTGGGCCACGGCCTTCGTCTGCGAATACTCCTCGACGCGCAACGGCATCCCCTTCGGTTGGTATCACTACAACGGCTCAACGATCGGACAGGAACTATACTTTTCCAACATCCCGTTTATGGATTCGATCTCGTTCAGCTTTCTGCTCTACGCCGCCTATTGCGTGGCGCTCTGCCTGTTGCTGCCGATTGATCGCACCGAGACCTCCCCCCTTCCGCTCAGATCGCTCCGCTTCGATCTGACGGCGCGCACGAACTGGCGCCTGTGGCTCCTGACGGCCGGCCTGTTCGCCTTCATTGATATGGTCATCGATCCGGTTGCACTCCGCGGTGATCGCTGGTTCCTCGGCAAGATCTACTATTACCCCGACCCCGGCTGGCATTTCGGCATTCCCTTCGCCAACTATGTCGGATGGGCCGTCGTCGGGCTGATTTCTCTCGCCATCTACTTTCCGCTCGACCGCCGACTCCCCGTGCTGCAGGCCCGCCCTTCAGACGACACGACGCTCAAAATCCTACTGGGCGTCGGCCTCTACTACGGAGTCTTGCTCTTCAACCTCGCCATGACCTTCTGGATCGGCGAATCCTTCATGGCTCTGAGCGGCCTCCTCATGCATGTGCCGGTGCTCGTGCTGCTCGCCTCTCGCGTATACGTGGCGACACAGCGCCCTCTCGCGTTGTAG
- a CDS encoding c-type cytochrome, whose translation MKAKFIGTVVILIVGALALLGWFGYQSFTTGFSAKAEPNALEVLMARQVRYLAIPLEQRNKPNPVPVTPDVLQDGLAHFADHCATCHANDGSGQTPIGKNVYPKAPDMREAPTQTMSDGELFWVIHNGIRFTAMPAWGEGDPEQDLDSWKLVHFIRHLPKLTPQELETMKSLNPKSKHAADEEAAFDQFLQGDDSVAAPAESGHHH comes from the coding sequence ATGAAAGCCAAATTCATCGGGACAGTCGTTATCCTGATTGTGGGCGCACTGGCGTTACTAGGCTGGTTCGGCTATCAATCCTTCACGACCGGATTCAGCGCCAAAGCCGAACCGAATGCCCTTGAAGTGTTGATGGCCCGGCAGGTCCGCTACCTGGCGATCCCTCTTGAGCAGCGCAACAAGCCGAATCCTGTGCCGGTCACCCCGGACGTGCTGCAAGATGGCTTGGCGCATTTTGCCGATCACTGTGCCACCTGCCACGCGAACGACGGCAGCGGCCAAACCCCCATCGGCAAGAATGTGTATCCCAAGGCGCCGGATATGCGCGAGGCACCGACCCAAACGATGTCGGATGGCGAACTCTTCTGGGTGATCCACAACGGCATTCGTTTTACCGCGATGCCGGCCTGGGGCGAAGGCGACCCGGAGCAGGATTTAGACAGCTGGAAGCTCGTGCACTTCATTCGTCATCTGCCCAAACTCACGCCCCAGGAGTTGGAAACCATGAAGTCGCTGAATCCGAAGTCCAAACATGCGGCGGACGAGGAAGCGGCGTTCGATCAATTCCTGCAGGGCGATGACTCGGTTGCCGCACCCGCAGAATCCGGTCATCATCATTAA
- a CDS encoding DUF5666 domain-containing protein, with product MPTMIQHLVLAFALVFASSAAWAHGSGQHVLGTVTVIDGTHIEVKTPKGKVVSVTLTTQTKFKAKGNPSSTEPPSVGDRVVIEATKDKKALTATEVHYSAAKKAAAAPQAPAVP from the coding sequence ATGCCTACCATGATTCAACACCTCGTATTGGCCTTCGCGCTCGTGTTCGCCTCCTCCGCCGCCTGGGCTCATGGCTCGGGCCAGCATGTGCTGGGCACCGTCACCGTGATCGACGGCACCCATATCGAAGTCAAGACTCCCAAGGGGAAAGTGGTCTCGGTAACGCTGACCACGCAAACCAAGTTCAAGGCCAAGGGCAATCCGTCGTCAACCGAGCCGCCGTCTGTCGGTGACCGCGTGGTGATCGAAGCGACGAAGGATAAAAAGGCATTGACGGCCACCGAGGTGCATTACTCCGCGGCAAAGAAGGCCGCCGCCGCACCGCAAGCGCCTGCGGTGCCATAG
- a CDS encoding phage holin family protein, translating to MLTRVFTTGIAVFLAVAIVPGIEASTLTAGAAAVLVLTFLNLILRPILLVLTLPLIVLSLGLFLVVVNALLLEFTAYLVKDFTVAGFWPAVGGALVISIVTSILNIGRLEPPPVEQVIVERRAPKIINPE from the coding sequence GTGCTCACACGGGTCTTCACAACCGGCATTGCGGTCTTTCTTGCCGTGGCCATCGTGCCCGGCATCGAAGCCTCAACCCTGACGGCCGGTGCGGCCGCCGTCCTGGTGCTGACATTTCTGAATCTTATCCTGCGACCGATCCTCTTGGTTCTCACCCTTCCGCTGATCGTCCTGTCGTTGGGGCTGTTCCTCGTAGTGGTGAATGCCCTGCTGCTGGAATTCACCGCTTATCTCGTGAAAGATTTTACCGTCGCAGGCTTCTGGCCCGCCGTCGGCGGCGCGCTGGTCATCAGCATCGTCACCAGCATTCTGAACATAGGGCGACTCGAACCGCCGCCGGTTGAGCAGGTCATCGTCGAACGCCGGGCTCCGAAGATTATCAATCCGGAGTAA
- a CDS encoding ATP-binding protein, whose translation MTMPATQSKQNAETHLQRTLNTALNELGTDSALAAIFHQEQGPLISHATRGFTPRDVQAILRTLSTQAAAIQGSPQDQDAGRTVRLRLITPGAKSLLGMPLRHRQRTYGFLVIARKENATFAKKEKGLMEQAGDDITKALERDGLFDMNVVLSRPYVSREPAPAAPAVSEMFTAPTAQFTPELEEKIVKVLEEASQYTTYDRAWACYYDPLAGSMEVLGVAGDQKSEKDSKKDMRAGHRLTLDSSASGWAVRHRKPRVDHDLASTQGRFLDHKHLYKERFVSSLVVPFFVRGQVGGTLTLGSKEAGRYQATDARTLEPIILKLADLLQAPPASVAAPAAQPETGSDNAAVPAAAPTILEPVIRKQERQAAIGEFSAFLATEIREPIGAIRSQLEEVTAEGILDFDPQTRVENAMRDLIRVEAILNEILDFAKPLELNRRLCRIPEVLESALVVVGTDLEVTRIQVTKDYATQIAPVRGDEAKLQQVFLSIFKNAGEAMTPGGHLHIQVTQHRAGRGIEVQILIKNDGAPIPAEILDKVFEPFFTTKRSGTGLGLATVKKIIEEHGGSIAIASAPGEGTTLTIRLPGVSRGPAFRHRGRGRRPPARRPTA comes from the coding sequence ATGACCATGCCCGCGACGCAATCGAAACAAAACGCTGAAACACATTTGCAACGGACGTTGAACACCGCTCTGAATGAGCTGGGAACGGATTCGGCGCTCGCCGCCATTTTCCACCAGGAACAGGGGCCGCTCATCAGTCACGCCACCCGCGGCTTTACCCCGCGCGACGTACAAGCCATCTTGCGAACGCTTTCGACCCAAGCAGCGGCGATCCAGGGCTCACCGCAGGATCAGGATGCCGGCCGCACCGTCCGACTGCGCCTCATTACGCCGGGGGCCAAATCGCTCCTCGGCATGCCGCTCCGCCATCGCCAGCGCACCTACGGCTTTTTGGTCATCGCCCGAAAAGAAAACGCCACCTTCGCGAAGAAGGAAAAAGGCCTGATGGAACAGGCCGGCGACGACATCACGAAAGCGCTGGAGCGCGACGGCCTGTTCGACATGAACGTGGTGCTCAGCCGCCCCTATGTGTCGCGCGAGCCGGCACCGGCCGCCCCGGCGGTCTCGGAAATGTTTACCGCACCGACCGCGCAATTCACGCCTGAATTGGAAGAAAAAATCGTCAAGGTATTGGAAGAAGCGAGCCAGTACACGACCTATGACCGCGCCTGGGCCTGTTATTACGACCCCCTCGCGGGCAGCATGGAAGTCCTTGGTGTCGCCGGCGATCAAAAGAGCGAAAAGGACAGCAAGAAAGACATGCGGGCCGGACATCGGCTCACGCTCGACAGTTCGGCATCCGGCTGGGCTGTCCGGCACCGGAAGCCGCGCGTCGACCATGACCTGGCTTCGACCCAAGGGCGCTTCCTCGATCATAAACACCTCTACAAAGAGCGGTTTGTCTCCTCTCTCGTGGTTCCGTTCTTTGTCCGCGGACAAGTCGGCGGCACGCTGACGCTCGGATCGAAAGAAGCCGGACGCTACCAAGCCACCGACGCCCGCACATTGGAACCGATCATTCTGAAGCTGGCTGACCTCCTCCAAGCGCCGCCCGCATCGGTGGCAGCCCCAGCAGCCCAACCAGAAACCGGATCCGACAACGCCGCGGTCCCCGCGGCAGCGCCGACAATCCTGGAACCGGTCATCCGCAAGCAGGAACGGCAAGCCGCCATCGGAGAATTCAGCGCCTTCCTCGCCACGGAAATCCGTGAGCCGATCGGCGCCATCCGCTCCCAACTGGAAGAAGTGACGGCCGAGGGCATTCTTGATTTCGACCCGCAAACCCGCGTCGAAAACGCCATGCGCGATTTGATCCGAGTCGAAGCCATCCTGAACGAAATTCTCGATTTTGCGAAACCCCTCGAACTGAACCGGCGCCTGTGCCGCATTCCCGAAGTGCTCGAGAGCGCGCTGGTCGTGGTAGGCACCGACTTAGAAGTGACTCGAATTCAGGTCACGAAAGACTATGCAACGCAAATTGCCCCGGTGCGCGGCGATGAAGCGAAGCTCCAGCAGGTCTTCCTGAGTATCTTCAAAAACGCCGGAGAAGCCATGACTCCCGGCGGCCATCTGCACATTCAGGTCACACAACATCGCGCCGGCCGCGGCATTGAAGTGCAGATCCTGATTAAGAACGACGGGGCCCCCATTCCGGCTGAAATTCTCGACAAGGTCTTCGAGCCGTTCTTTACGACGAAGCGCTCCGGGACTGGCCTGGGGCTCGCGACCGTCAAAAAAATCATCGAAGAGCATGGCGGATCGATTGCTATCGCCAGCGCCCCCGGCGAAGGGACGACGCTGACGATTCGCCTCCCAGGGGTCAGCCGAGGCCCGGCCTTCCGCCACCGCGGGCGTGGACGACGACCACCGGCTCGCCGCCCTACGGCCTAG
- a CDS encoding DNA-3-methyladenine glycosylase — protein MSNVLPQHYFSRGTVQVARSLIGKYLVRVLDGREIAGRIIEVEAYVGPQDKACHASKGRTKRTEVLFGPPGNAYVYLIYGMYHCLNVVTEREEFPAAVLIRAIEVDGVLIDGPGRLCRALQIDRSLNRMDLTTQESLWFEDRGDRILRGQVAALPRIGVDYAGAWAKKPWRFRLQQAVNTRLKRSKE, from the coding sequence ATGAGCAACGTTCTCCCCCAGCACTACTTCTCCCGAGGCACCGTTCAGGTCGCGCGTTCGCTGATCGGTAAGTATTTGGTGCGCGTACTCGATGGTCGTGAAATTGCCGGACGGATTATTGAAGTCGAGGCCTATGTCGGGCCGCAGGATAAGGCTTGTCATGCGTCGAAGGGACGAACGAAGCGGACTGAGGTGCTCTTTGGGCCACCGGGGAATGCGTACGTCTATCTGATCTACGGGATGTATCACTGCTTGAATGTTGTGACGGAGCGGGAGGAGTTTCCCGCTGCGGTGTTGATTCGGGCGATTGAAGTTGATGGAGTGTTGATCGATGGTCCCGGACGGCTCTGCCGCGCGTTGCAGATTGACCGGAGCCTGAACCGGATGGATTTGACGACACAGGAGTCTCTCTGGTTTGAGGATCGAGGAGACCGGATCTTGCGCGGGCAGGTTGCCGCGCTTCCGAGAATCGGTGTGGACTATGCCGGCGCGTGGGCTAAGAAGCCCTGGCGATTTCGATTGCAGCAAGCTGTAAATACGCGGTTGAAGCGGAGCAAGGAGTAG